Genomic DNA from Perca flavescens isolate YP-PL-M2 chromosome 23, PFLA_1.0, whole genome shotgun sequence:
ATACAGAAAGGTGCATAAACAAAGATGTACACATTTACCATTAATTGTACCATTAGAATGTATTAACCTGTATTAAATGTTCACAGAGCCTTGAGTCTGGTTGATAGAAAATAAGAAGAATACAGGTAGAAAAAGAAACCGAACAATGCGGGGGGGAACAATGCTGTTTGTTTCCCTTCGCTGTGGTCTCCcttttttcatttagtttattttcttagacttagacttattGGATCATAGAAACATACTAtgaaactatttatttattgttggttatttatttttgtatcttattatGTTCCTTTTTCCTTATTTAATTAGTCATTGTTTAGAGTGTGAACTCTCTGTGTAACAGTATGTGTAAATGGCTGTGTGAAATTGCTAaacaataaagaataaaaaaaacctaGACACTGCTGTGAATATGTAATCGGTATATTTCCTCAGTGCACCAAAAGTCTCAAATCAAACTTGTCAATAATGCATGCAATTGGCTAGGGTGGcggcatttgaaaaaatgtcataagtGGTTTGCCAGGTTGGATATCTATACTATAAAACGGGGAAAGTACCTGAGCTTTCTGTGTTCATGTTGcaagttgtatgttttgtatgttgttaaaaaataaaaattgttggTTCTTTACTAGCTCATCTAAACTCAAAGTAAACCGTTAAACACTTCATGAATCTGGTTCCCCAGACTGCTACTATATACCATTTCCGTAGGCCCAGTCGTCATTGAGCCTGTGGCGGACCTTCTGATAGATGGCTGACATGGTCTTCATGTTGCTCTTCCTCCACTGGCGGCCCAGGTACTTGGTCTGGATCTTAAGCAGCTTGAGCACGTAGAGCTGCATCATGGCCTGCTTCACCTTCAGAGCTCTCTTCAGGATGGGGGCAGACTTGAACACCACCAGCATCTGAAAAGGGATTACAATTGACTAGAGGAGAATGTTTAAGCATGCTGTGGTCCATGAAGACCTTCACTGTGTAACAGACAATGACAATGAACATGGACTGGCTGACTGATTTGTACCAGCTCACAATGggacaatttattttaaattttctttacatttttccaAGGGCTCCCTGCCCCGCTGGGTCCCTGGGTGTGCACTCAGATGCTGACAGGGATACACAGATGTCAGATCTAGTCTGGTGTCCTATATTATAAGCTTgattttattaatataaaaacaaaaaatatgctGATTCTTTtatcttgatttctttttgttccatcggtttaaaaaacacaattaatTTATCAGATACATAAGTAGGGGTCCATTTTACAGGATCCAGGCGATAAAAACCCACCCTAAAGCATGATTtatggtcctgcggaggctccacgcagagctttcaccgtagcctacctaagtggcctgaagtttgtacctgtgcgttggtgtgtatgtcaatctctttaagagaatagcaggatcgttgtgtgtgtgtgtgtgtgtgtgtgtggtagagcgtgtgagagagtgacggtgattatcttcggagcgagtaccgactttagagtcatagtgagagaaacaaagtgtctcccctgtgctggAGCAGGAAAaattaaccctctccttgatttcatgttgtttatggagaaggagaaccaggaaatgagtcaggggaattgcaacgctaccaagctaTAGCCGAGCGACGTGCAGTTAAATTTTTCGGGAGGTGCACGTCAGACTACGGCTTAGGGCCCAGCGTAGGTcagtgtctccacgtacctataTACGTAGCCAGGGCGTAGGTtttacacagaagcataaatcacgcttaaagCTACAGTTAGGCTTTGCAGTTGTGCAGTATTACTCACCATTGTCCTGGAGTGTTTCCACTTGGTCAACTTGTTTAATATTCTCAGCAGATTAATACAAGAAAACAGGTTTCTCCAACAAAACTGGTTGCTGTCTCCTGCttcctaaaaaacaaaaacacagtacacacacagaggtcaTGACGCTGCGTGGAAGGCTTGACATTTATCCGGTGAGGATCAATCTGGTGTCACGCTGACAGTGTTTTGACTCACCAGGCTGTCAGCTGTGAGCTCAGGCATCTCATGGACCACACAGTGAGGAAAGTCCAGCACAAAGatactgcaacacacacacacacacacacacacacacacacacacacacacacacacacacacacacacacacacacacacacacacacacacacacacacacacacacacacacacacacacacacacacacacacacacacacacacacacacacacgtcacttTCCAACTCTACCCATCactttatatactgtaacatCACTTGAATCCGTCCAGTCTCCTTGACTTTTACAACAACATCTTGGGCCTAAACATGCTGAGTAAGACTCCTGTCACCTATTGTGTGGCTTTTATGAATCTCCTGTCATTGCATTGCTGCTGGGATGCCATCTGTTCCACCTCCTGGAAGCCTGCTGATTCATGCAAGATTGCAGTCCGTAATACTTGGTTACCTGCCTTACTGTCAGGTTCTTAAACACAACCCTCGTGTCTCCACCgagcacatttttaaaaaggtacagtAATAGTACTAAAGTGGAAGCCATTCCCAACACGAGTTACTGGAAATGGAGACACAATTGAACAAATTCCCTGTGTTTGTTGCACCAAACTGAGCTCGTCTTTTTTTAAGACAGTGAGGGTACAGAGTAAGAGAAAAGGATCCTACCTGTTTTTGGCACTGATATAGGACATGATGTTCTGATTGAAGAACTTGAGGATGAGTGGGATACAGTTAGCAAACACCAGGTGCTGGGAGACGATCTCAAACTGCAGGCAAAGAGAAGGCGGCAGTGTGGAATAGTTAAGAGTCTGAAAAGGATCAACGACAAAAAATTGTACTTTTCTTTATTTGTATGGTTACATTTGgcctaaataataaataaatgacaccACATAATAGGTTAACACATCTACTTCTTAATTATGGTTCTTCTTTTGTGGTCATAAAGTGCTTTTAAGATTACATAAAGGACATTTGTGATCATTTTGTTGATGGGATAGCCCCGGAAGGGAAAATCCATATCTCAAGAAAgaacagaagagaaaaaaaataatcctaTAGTCAAAAATCCTGTATCATTGATGAGCTTCCTGTGTGGAGAGAAGGTCAGGAACCAGGAATTCTATTCTCATTCAGCAACCATACAAATCCTTCACTTTATCCAAGAAGCTTTACTAAAAAACAGAAGTGATTATGCTGCTGAATcacatttcagcatttaaaaTGTGCTATGTTTTGCCTTGTTTTGTGTATGTGACATTTACTGTTCTTTTGCAATGAATGTATCCTGAAAAACAGTCGTTATCAtacagtgtctgtgtgtttttcaaaGAATGTAAAAGACTAATCAATTTCCCACTGCAGCTGAGTTCTGCCTTTTACgtgtaatattgttttttttagcagcaGAGGGCGCTACCACTATAACGCTACAGAACAGCCATTAAAAGAGTCTGAAGGAATGTCCCTTCCTAGCAACTGAaaatagaggagagagaggtcCAAAGGTGGGGGTGGAGAGGAGGATGAAAGTAATAGCTTGCCTGACAAGGTAATCAGGTGGAGGGTGGTGAAGGTAGCATGGGGGGAGGTGCATGGAtactaatgtatgtgtgtgctgggCGAAGGCAAGATGGACAAAGAGAAGAATAATGTTAAAGGAGAGAACAATGGTAATGTGAGGTGCCTGTAAGGATGGAGGactggaggtgtgtgtgtgtgtgtgacctgatAAATATGGTTGAGTTTGAAGTgtttgagcagcagcagcagcagagcagagaTGGCCTTGACGATGATTTCCTTGTGGCGGTTCACGTCAATTCCCAGCTTCATGCTCTGAAGGACTGTGAtactggaggacacacacacacacacacacacacacacacacacacacacacacacacacacacacacacacacacacacacacacacacacacacacacacacacacacacacacacacacacacacacacacacacacacacacacacacacacacacacacacacacaggtctctaataataacaatacaGCTTTGTCTGTCAGTAAAAGAACAACAAGGAAACATTTCagctctgtgtgcgtgtgtgtcatcTAGTCTAAAACTACGTCGTACTGCAGACCAAAAAACAAACCCAGAATAAGTGCATATTCAATCAAATTCCATCAGCCCAAAATTGAGGGAAAAAGGTCACTTTCATAgcagatataaaaaaacaaaaagacaacataGAAAATTAGCCGGATTATCTGTAAATTGCAGGAGTTTGCTTCCTGAAAAAACAGCAGCTGTAAATAATGGCCAAATTTAACAACAAACATCCATCTTTAATCTTCAGCTGCCTGATCTAGATGTGTCTCTAGGTGTGTACAGAAGCGCCATTAGAAAAAGATTGAAATAGTCAAACTGCAGCTGTCCTTGTCCCCTGTCCCTTGTACTTACGGCATCTCCTCAGGCAGAACATCAGCCAAGATGTTAATGGAGTCAGTTTTGGCTTTGGAGGTTGGAgctgcagccagcagcagctTCAGGAGGGCAATCTGACACAGGGAACAATGCTGAATATTAGAACCAGGTCCTGTTCAAGATctatattttgttgtttaacaggtaaaaatgtttttaaaatgatcCAAGATTGTTGCTAAGAATGCTTGATAATGATAATGTGTTCACATTATTGTCTAGCTACAATATATGTGCAACACTGCAAAGAGGTTTTTGataacccccctccccccatacTCCTCAATATTAATAATACACTTTGCCTTTTTGGGAGATacgaaaaaaaacatacattatgAGCCACTCACCACGTACTGGGAGAGGTTAGGAAGCATGCCCAGGTACAGCATCTCTGTTGGTGTCTCGTCCACCTCCTCCTCGCCCTATACAacataacacacacagtaaatcaTGCACACAAACGGTAGCAGTACAAATTAACATCcacaaaaataatcacatttcaGGAAACAATAACACGGCCTTGATTAAATATTCACCACATTAAATATTCAGTTCATCTATCCTTGTGGCTATAACAAAAATAGATTTACAGAGTTGCAGTGTCACGATTGGGAAAATTATAGCACCGAAATTTCACGGTGACATTACTGACCAGAGTCATCGGACACTGCTGCAGATCGTCCTCCTTTTTGATCTGGACTTCAGCGATGGAAACGTATTTGTGCTGGAGAGGACaagaaaaccacaacaataacacacacaacaaacacacaacacacacacacacacacacacacacacacacacacacacacacacacacacacacacacacacacacacacacacacacacacacacacacacacacacacacacacacacaaactcttcaatttatttagtttatattaatgaatgaatgacattTCATTTATGTGTCATGCCACTAAGGGGCCCATAACACACGGaattacatgacataaaaaagaaatgatatcCACAGCTTCCGGTCcgatgtccacacacacacacacacacaacatactctactttccacaaaataaaataaagaaagaaagcataATTCAACAGCCACAACACGAGTGTGTACAtgcataaaataaatcaattttaatGTGTTGTGAAGAAGTGTTTATTAGCATTGCTAACTGACACCCAGAGGGGTATTCCTCTGTGTAACTACACTTATCAGTTTGTTAAAACAGGAGGTATTGATTTTTAAGTGGGATGTCAATGTCAAGGGATTGAGCAGAAAGAGAGCATTGATTTAGAAACACTCCGGCCATAATGAGCCAAGGCAAAGGAGAAAAATAAGTTTTGCTACTCACCTGTTTAAGAGTCTTGACGCTCTCATGGATGGGTCTTGGCAAGCCCACCAGGGTATCTGTGTCactacaaaacaatacacagtTACACCAGAATAAAGGAAGACAAAACTTTAAAAGATATTTTATTGTCTCAAATGAAATACCTACTTTCCCAGAGTAAAACCGATGAACTTGTTTCTACTGGTCTCAAGGAAGTGCTCGATGTCTTTCTCCCTGCGCACgaacgcacgcgcacacacacacgcgcacacacacacacacacacacacacacacacacacacacagatttgagAACACCTGCTGCCACAGTTCATCATATAAACAAGCAACTAAACGCTCATATGTGTGCgcaaacccacacaaacacactgcattATATTTGTCAAATCTCATCAGTCACACTGTGTGCTGCTGCTCTCGGTCAGCCTCCTACTGATCAGCACTTAATCAGCCCTGAATGTTGCAGCCCTCTGATTCCATGGGAAGACACCAGACACTCATGTCAAGAATACACAGATGGAGAGCGTATTGCTGGATGATAGAGAGGACAGAAAACttgaatatattcaaatttTGTTTTAACTTCTCAGATGGCACCGAATCAGGGTGGGAAACTGACACCAGCTGCCAGCCAAATGGTGTCAAGTCCTGGCTGTGGGTGGGAAGTTTTCAGTGGTTCATGAGCTATGTGCTTTTAAACTAATAAAAACATTCCAGGATAGATCTTTTTTAGCAGCTACAGAAATGAGTAAAGGTATTATTTTTTAAGGTATCACTTAAGCAATTGCAATTTTGTGTGAAGGATCTGTGTTAACACTTCCTTTCTGGCTTGTAAGACTGTGTATGGATATAATAAGGGTGCCATTTGTGAAAAATGCGAGGTGGGGGTTCAGGATCGTGCacaacaagacaaaacaagcaagaatgaccatggatatagtgccactcgaccagccatgccaaaacagtTATTTATAAACTCCAATATtcaattgaaaattatttttaaatgtaatagcACAACCTGGTGTCATCATAAAACACTgcgctttcaagccggagagcgGAGATCTTTGTGGCGAAAACTAAATACTTTCACCTAGAAAACGCTTGTTTGTTCCTCGGAAGTTTAAATATAGACTAGACTAGATTTAAATAgaagtttaaaatacttctattttagacAGGCTATAttgtctattggtgaagtagcactgatcactttgaggggggaaatacattttgtccccaccgggataaaaataattcagcagaggcagggatatgtagaccagaaagggggaaatcccacgccCCCCCCCCAGATAATCGCATTCTGGATATAAATCTGTGTCATTTATCCTCAAGGCTGTAAGAGGGCACTTTAAAGCACTTTTTTTATTAGGAGGCATATAACTGCACCTTAAATTGTTAGCACTGTAAAAAGTATTTTACAGTCAGTGGATGTTTATTTCAGACTCTTAAGAGCAGAAATGAAAACTGTGCAATTAACCTGACTTTAGGGGACCAGGGAAGGCCTTTGGGGAAGTTGACCCTTTCTGTGGGGGGTCTGAGGGGAGGCGGCGGAGGCGGGGGCTGGATGATGACATCGCGGTCCAACGGGTCCACCTCGCCCTCGATGCCGCTGTCTGTGTCCTCGGggtcctcctcctcgtcccgGGCATCATCGTTCTTAAAGGGGTCCCGCTCGTTGTACGTGTCCAGGCTGTCCTGCTTGACCaggggctgagagagagagagagagacacagagagagagtcaactGCACTGGGAGGACTGCTTACATCAAGAGTAAAATGACCTATAAACAAACAGCGAGGAATCATTTTTAAAATGCTGTGCACCCAAACATTGCTTAAACCAAACCCATTTTATCTTAAATTCTAATGGCTATCTCAAAGTCTccaaaaatacaacacaaaatCTCAGGTAATGTGTGATGATGCACAAGACAACAAGATAAAACACaagtttaaagcaacactatgtaacttttcccgcttcggtcccccctATAGGTCGTCtaattggaactacagctgcagctaaaagttacatagtattGCTTTAAATTTTTCAATCATTGTAAACATCATATAGCTTCCATTAAGAGTTGGGACAAGCGGATACCAaatatgtatatactgtgtaATTCTGTCAAACAGTCTGACATCAAATTATTTTAACAACTTGCCTAAAACCTACCTAAGGGGTTAAACTTCACTTTCCTGATAgagtactaaaaaaaaaaaatcatgtccTTTATTTTGAAGAGGTCAAATTAAAAAGAGACTATGGATTTCATTTTGAGTTATGGCCAATTCACTGGTTTTTGCATTATTCCCATTTATTTTGAAGACTGGTTGTCGACATCCTCAGGAATAATGTAAAGTACACAGACACAGTAGGCAACATTCAGACTGCAGCTGTGGTCTAAGTAGAACACATATGATTTTTATTCCCTCAGGTAGATAACTGGGATGTGTTTTTATAATGCaaatagaaaaaacacactgaattcaCTTTCATATATTATTGGCTAAGAACAATCTTAAATTTGTATCAATACAACCTCAGTGTAAACCGTCTAAAGGGGGCGACCCAGGTGAGTTTCTTGGAGAAAAAGTATTACAGAAAGCTGCTGACAGTTATTTCTGATATATCAGATGTGAGCAGGCTAATAAATAATAGCATTCATGTAGGGAATAGATCGAAATTAAGCAGTGTGAATGTATCCTAAAAAGGACTGGTACACACTTAAAAAGGAAACaatataatctttttttaaaagataacaTTTTGTGAAACATGCTTATTCTCTTTATTGCAGAGAGTgagattaaaaacaattaaataaaaagatacCACTTGCACATTTGTCGGTTAAATAGGAAGCTACAGGCATAaaaagctagcctggctctatcCAAAAAGGTAACCACAGCAAGTGCAAGCAACATTTCGGATTTAACTTACCACACATCTGCACTTCAAAAGACAAAGGAAAAATGCAAGCAAGGCCCAATAAGGCTAAGACTTTATATCGAGCCCTTATCTACAAACAAACCCATTTAAGTGCGAAACACACATTCACGCACACGCACTCAGACACTGTGTCACAGTTCAAAACAATTTCTCCGATGAATGACTGTGGCAATAGTGCAAGCGTCAGGCATGAGTCGGCGTTCTGGACATTAATTGAGCCAGTGCAGTCGATGTATGGTGCGCCAGTGGTAGTAGCCTACTAATGCTGGACTAAGTGAGGAGTATAGTGAGTGTATGgtgggaaggagggagggagggagggagggaggaagaggtgAAACCGTGGTGGGAGCCATTCTCTATGGGGAAGCCATTCTCTGCTATGTGGTAGGTAAAGCTACTGTAGTGTTTTACTATCGGGGTTAGGGGACAACCGCTTTTAATGCCATCCATGTAAGAGAGAGGTCAACTGAAACCCAAATACAACACCTACAGGAGGAGAAACTATGTTCATGACCATCTCAATTCACCTCCTCAATGAATGCATTTCAAGGACATTGGCCCCTAGTCCAGAGTCTACAGTGCAAGGTGAGTTTTGCGGCCAAACGTGGTAGCAATGTGATGGAAACTACAGGGGAGATGCTACTACAGCAGTGACTTTACGGGACAGTGGATAGTGACCGCTCCAGTGCCAATGACAACAGCCAGCAAGTCAGCCCTGTCTTtaaaccccccccacacacacacacacactgagcaggccacagtggaggaggagaaggaagaggagaggaggagaaggagataGAAATAGGGTGAGTAGTAGAAGAAAGTAGGGACAGAATGAGGTGTTCATGGGTGGTGAGGAAGGAGAAGCAGATGAAAATGTTGGAACAAGCATGGGAAGGAGGGGGCAAAGGAGAGTGGGAGAACAGGGAGAAATATGAGGAGTAGGAGGACAGAagcaagaaaaagagaggaaatataaagaggaaaagtaaaggaagaggaggaaaacgggaggaagaaaaataaaaggcaTAAGAAGGATGTAAGTGtcaaggggaggggaggggaggatgCAGTTTTGTATGGATGTGTAATTAAAAGAGAAGAATGAGAAGAGGATAAGCAGAGTAAAGGGAAGTGAAAAACAGGAGAGACAAAAGgaaaggtaaaaaataataaaagaaatatgcaGGTGGCAGCGATAAAAATAAAGGAATAGAAATGCGGTTATCGCTTTCTTTTTGAACGAagtagatgagaagatcgataccaatCTCATGTCTGTCTTCACCATGGCGTTGACAGAATTCAGACACAAAAGTGATATCTATAttatcatctaactctcagcaaaaaCACCCAAAAACGTTTTCCCAAAACTCTTCCTTTAAGTATTGGAAAGGAGGAAAGTAAGGCAACCACTTGGAGCATTTTGGGGTTTctaatgatttttttcataaaacataaaaaatggtGTCCAGTAGTTTGGAGTGTTCTAGACAACATgcttgatatacagtataattcAACTTTGccagaattctttttttcagtGGGCGAAAAGGGTAAaatttttgacatttatttccTCAGGTTTTGGTGCATCCCGATATCACTGAAATGACAGGAGGagacaaaaaaggaaaagaaaaggagggcagaaagaagagagagaaaagaaggtgGCGGGGATGTGGGAGAGGAGTGCAAAAAGTCCAGCTCAATGCAGAGAGAAAATGCAGAAGGAAAAGAGGGAATTTGTGGGTAAAGACCTGCTTCTTGGGAAAGGGACTGTCTCCTTCCAAGCTATCAACAAAGGCACTCTGTGGGAACACAAGGAAGAGGGGCAATGAAAAACCAGAGGGcaattacagagagagagaaagagagagagagagcctgtcCAGTCAAATCTCTACTGAAAACAAAGCTGTCCCAGCACCAATATCATCCCTGGCATCGCTGACTTACAACAGAAAACCAGTGATGTTGGCACTACAGAACTTTTGGAAAAACCTGACCCAGAAAATAGTTAGAGGGCGGGTTACAGAAGGAAGTCTATAGGATTACTTTACTAGAAACA
This window encodes:
- the strip2 gene encoding striatin-interacting protein 1 homolog isoform X3 — translated: MFKVQQEESESSMESPNLEFEYGDTDTLTAELSELYSYTEEPEFALNRDYFEEDFKSHARGRRWIELTLEEQRTYVMRLLDALEVTDRDKRLKVARAILYLAQGVFEECDTEVDVLHWSRHNVFLLYDMGIFTALLELLSMEIDNNQACSSAVRKPAISLADSTELRVLLTIMYLLVETIRVQTEDDRPEWRAAREAFKNELGSPLYNGEPFALLLFTMVTKFCSMNAPHFPMKKVLLLLWKTILFTLGGFEELQEMKVRGRERLNLPPLPEDSIKVVRAMRAASPPASAMELIEQQQQQKRGRRSRRSAFVDSLEGDSPFPKKQPLVKQDSLDTYNERDPFKNDDARDEEEDPEDTDSGIEGEVDPLDRDVIIQPPPPPPPLRPPTERVNFPKGLPWSPKVREKDIEHFLETSRNKFIGFTLGNDTDTLVGLPRPIHESVKTLKQHKYVSIAEVQIKKEDDLQQCPMTLGEEEVDETPTEMLYLGMLPNLSQYVIALLKLLLAAAPTSKAKTDSINILADVLPEEMPITVLQSMKLGIDVNRHKEIIVKAISALLLLLLKHFKLNHIYQFEIVSQHLVFANCIPLILKFFNQNIMSYISAKNSIFVLDFPHCVVHEMPELTADSLEAGDSNQFCWRNLFSCINLLRILNKLTKWKHSRTMMLVVFKSAPILKRALKVKQAMMQLYVLKLLKIQTKYLGRQWRKSNMKTMSAIYQKVRHRLNDDWAYGNDIDARPWDFQAEECALRESIEKFNSRRYDKNKNGDFAPVDNCLQSVLGQRVELPEDFHYSYEMWLEREVFSQPIQWEGLLQNP
- the strip2 gene encoding striatin-interacting protein 1 homolog isoform X2, with the protein product MQAEDMESSMESPNLEFEYGDTDTLTAELSELYSYTEEPEFALNRDYFEEDFKSHARGRRWIELTLEEQRTYVMRLLDALEVTDRDKRLKVARAILYLAQGVFEECDTEVDVLHWSRHNVFLLYDMGIFTALLELLSMEIDNNQACSSAVRKPAISLADSTELRVLLTIMYLLVETIRVQTEDDRPEWRAAREAFKNELGSPLYNGEPFALLLFTMVTKFCSMNAPHFPMKKVLLLLWKTILFTLGGFEELQEMKVRGRERLNLPPLPEDSIKVVRAMRAASPPASAMELIEQQQQQKRGRRSRRSAFVDSLEGDSPFPKKQPLVKQDSLDTYNERDPFKNDDARDEEEDPEDTDSGIEGEVDPLDRDVIIQPPPPPPPLRPPTERVNFPKGLPWSPKVREKDIEHFLETSRNKFIGFTLGNDTDTLVGLPRPIHESVKTLKQHKYVSIAEVQIKKEDDLQQCPMTLGEEEVDETPTEMLYLGMLPNLSQYVIALLKLLLAAAPTSKAKTDSINILADVLPEEMPITVLQSMKLGIDVNRHKEIIVKAISALLLLLLKHFKLNHIYQTLNYSTLPPSLCLQFEIVSQHLVFANCIPLILKFFNQNIMSYISAKNSIFVLDFPHCVVHEMPELTADSLEAGDSNQFCWRNLFSCINLLRILNKLTKWKHSRTMMLVVFKSAPILKRALKVKQAMMQLYVLKLLKIQTKYLGRQWRKSNMKTMSAIYQKVRHRLNDDWAYGNDIDARPWDFQAEECALRESIEKFNSRRYDKNKNGDFAPVDNCLQSVLGQRVELPEDFHYSYEMWLEREVFSQPIQWEGLLQNP
- the strip2 gene encoding striatin-interacting protein 1 homolog isoform X1; the encoded protein is MFKVQQEESESSMESPNLEFEYGDTDTLTAELSELYSYTEEPEFALNRDYFEEDFKSHARGRRWIELTLEEQRTYVMRLLDALEVTDRDKRLKVARAILYLAQGVFEECDTEVDVLHWSRHNVFLLYDMGIFTALLELLSMEIDNNQACSSAVRKPAISLADSTELRVLLTIMYLLVETIRVQTEDDRPEWRAAREAFKNELGSPLYNGEPFALLLFTMVTKFCSMNAPHFPMKKVLLLLWKTILFTLGGFEELQEMKVRGRERLNLPPLPEDSIKVVRAMRAASPPASAMELIEQQQQQKRGRRSRRSAFVDSLEGDSPFPKKQPLVKQDSLDTYNERDPFKNDDARDEEEDPEDTDSGIEGEVDPLDRDVIIQPPPPPPPLRPPTERVNFPKGLPWSPKVREKDIEHFLETSRNKFIGFTLGNDTDTLVGLPRPIHESVKTLKQHKYVSIAEVQIKKEDDLQQCPMTLGEEEVDETPTEMLYLGMLPNLSQYVIALLKLLLAAAPTSKAKTDSINILADVLPEEMPITVLQSMKLGIDVNRHKEIIVKAISALLLLLLKHFKLNHIYQTLNYSTLPPSLCLQFEIVSQHLVFANCIPLILKFFNQNIMSYISAKNSIFVLDFPHCVVHEMPELTADSLEAGDSNQFCWRNLFSCINLLRILNKLTKWKHSRTMMLVVFKSAPILKRALKVKQAMMQLYVLKLLKIQTKYLGRQWRKSNMKTMSAIYQKVRHRLNDDWAYGNDIDARPWDFQAEECALRESIEKFNSRRYDKNKNGDFAPVDNCLQSVLGQRVELPEDFHYSYEMWLEREVFSQPIQWEGLLQNP
- the strip2 gene encoding striatin-interacting protein 1 homolog isoform X5 encodes the protein MFKVQQEESESSMESPNLEFEYGDTDTLTAELSELYSYTEEPEFALNRDYFEEDFKSHARGRRWIELTLEEQRTYVMRLLDALEVTDRDKRLKVARAILYLAQGVFEECDTEVDVLHWSRHNVFLLYDMGIFTALLELLSMEIDNNQACSSAVRKPAISLADSTELRVLLTIMYLLVETIRVQTEDDRPEWRAAREAFKNELGSPLYNGEPFALLLFTMVTKFCSMNAPHFPMKKVLLLLWKTILFTLGGFEELQEMKVRGRERLNLPPLPEDSIKVVRAMRAASPPASAMELIEQQQQQKRGRRSRRPLVKQDSLDTYNERDPFKNDDARDEEEDPEDTDSGIEGEVDPLDRDVIIQPPPPPPPLRPPTERVNFPKGLPWSPKVREKDIEHFLETSRNKFIGFTLGNDTDTLVGLPRPIHESVKTLKQHKYVSIAEVQIKKEDDLQQCPMTLGEEEVDETPTEMLYLGMLPNLSQYVIALLKLLLAAAPTSKAKTDSINILADVLPEEMPITVLQSMKLGIDVNRHKEIIVKAISALLLLLLKHFKLNHIYQFEIVSQHLVFANCIPLILKFFNQNIMSYISAKNSIFVLDFPHCVVHEMPELTADSLEAGDSNQFCWRNLFSCINLLRILNKLTKWKHSRTMMLVVFKSAPILKRALKVKQAMMQLYVLKLLKIQTKYLGRQWRKSNMKTMSAIYQKVRHRLNDDWAYGNDIDARPWDFQAEECALRESIEKFNSRRYDKNKNGDFAPVDNCLQSVLGQRVELPEDFHYSYEMWLEREVFSQPIQWEGLLQNP
- the strip2 gene encoding striatin-interacting protein 1 homolog isoform X4, yielding MFKVQQEESESSMESPNLEFEYGDTDTLTAELSELYSYTEEPEFALNRDYFEEDFKSHARGRRWIELTLEEQRTYVMRLLDALEVTDRDKRLKVARAILYLAQGVFEECDTEVDVLHWSRHNVFLLYDMGIFTALLELLSMEIDNNQACSSAVRKPAISLADSTELRVLLTIMYLLVETIRVQTEDDRPEWRAAREAFKNELGSPLYNGEPFALLLFTMVTKFCSMNAPHFPMKKVLLLLWKTILFTLGGFEELQEMKVRGRERLNLPPLPEDSIKVVRAMRAASPPASAMELIEQQQQQKRGRRSRRPLVKQDSLDTYNERDPFKNDDARDEEEDPEDTDSGIEGEVDPLDRDVIIQPPPPPPPLRPPTERVNFPKGLPWSPKVREKDIEHFLETSRNKFIGFTLGNDTDTLVGLPRPIHESVKTLKQHKYVSIAEVQIKKEDDLQQCPMTLGEEEVDETPTEMLYLGMLPNLSQYVIALLKLLLAAAPTSKAKTDSINILADVLPEEMPITVLQSMKLGIDVNRHKEIIVKAISALLLLLLKHFKLNHIYQTLNYSTLPPSLCLQFEIVSQHLVFANCIPLILKFFNQNIMSYISAKNSIFVLDFPHCVVHEMPELTADSLEAGDSNQFCWRNLFSCINLLRILNKLTKWKHSRTMMLVVFKSAPILKRALKVKQAMMQLYVLKLLKIQTKYLGRQWRKSNMKTMSAIYQKVRHRLNDDWAYGNDIDARPWDFQAEECALRESIEKFNSRRYDKNKNGDFAPVDNCLQSVLGQRVELPEDFHYSYEMWLEREVFSQPIQWEGLLQNP